The Leucobacter viscericola sequence CCTCGCAGCTTGCTGACGGCGGCACACAGCTCTCAGAGGGTGCCACGCAGCTCGCGGACGGGACCTCGCAACTTTCTGACGGTGCGCAGCAGCTGTCGAGCGGAGCTTCGGAGCTTTCGACGGGGGCCGGGGCGCTGGCTTCTGGGGTGAGCCAGTACACGGCGGGTGCTTCCGCGCTCTCTGAGGCTTATGCGCCGCTCAGCCAGGGTGCAAGTGCGGCGGTGGCACAGTTGAAGACAATGATCGGGGCGCTTGGGACATTGCAAGCGAACTCGGCTGGGCCCCAGGGTCAGGTTACGGAAGGACTTACCGCAGCCGGTGCCGGTGCGCGGGGACTCGGCGAGGACCTAAAAACGCTGTATCCAAACTGCCTGGCCTCGGGAGCCACCAAGGATTTCTGCGACAGCATGCTTACGACAGTTGGTGGGCGTGGCACCGAGATCGGCGGCGGATTGGCAACGACGCAGACCGGATTGCAAGGTCTAGCCGCAGCACAGGAAACGTTCCAGAACACCATAACCGCCTCGAACAGCAATCCCGGCGGCGATCCCAACGCGCAGCTTGATCAGCTCAGCGCTGGAATCACTGCCTTTGGGACTGGGCTCAATGAGCTTGCCGCGCAGGGTGGCCAACTTTCAACCGGTGCAACCCAGCTCGCGGCTGGAACAAGCCAGCTCTCGACCGGCGCGACCGCACTTGCCGAGGGCACTCCGGAACTAGCTGACGGAGCTTCGAAACTGGCCGACGGTGTGACGAAGTCCGCCGATGGCGCGAAGGACCTCTCGAAGGGTCTCGACGAGGCAGTCACTGGGATCCCGAACTACACGAAGGCGGAGCGTGAGACGCTCTCGGAGAAGGCCGTGACCCCCGTGGAGACCCGCGGTGGCAGCGACGAGATCTTCACCTCGTCGGGTGCGCCTCTCTTTGCGGGCATTGCACTCTGGGCGGGTGCGCTCGCGAGCTTCTTGGTGCTGGCTCCGCTGTGGCGGCGCACGAGGGACGCTGCACGTGGCATCGGCTACATCACCGTGCGCAGTGCGTTACCAGCACTCGCCATTGGAGCGGTGCAGGGTGCGATCGCGGGTGTGATCCTGCCCGCAGCGCTTGGCTACGACCTCGCACAGGCAACCGGGTTCTTCGGATTCGCGGTGCTCGCGGGCATCTCGTTCGCGCTCGTTGTGCAGGGTGCCTCGGCGCTGCTCGGCGGCTTCGGTCGATTTATTGCGTTTGCGTTGCTGGTGGTCGCGTTTGCTGTTGGTGTGGTGTCGACTGTGCCCGGCCCGCTCGCGACGATCGGTGATCTGAGTCCCGTCGGTTCGGCGCTCTCTGGCTTCCAGGCGATCGCGAGTGGATCGGCGGGCGCGGGCGGATCTGCCCTGCTGCTGGTGGTGTGGGCAGGTCTGGGCCTGATCCTGACCGCGCTCGCCGCGGGCCGGGTGCGCCGCGCGAAGCAGTAGCCGTTCTGCGCGCTCGCCGAGAACCTGGGTTCTCGGTGAGCACGCGGTGGCCTGCGCTGCAGGGTCCGTGGCAAGCCGGTCCAACAGTTAAATGCCGACCGCCACGTACAGCAAAGGCGCTACCCCGCGAGGAGCAGCGCCTTTGTCGTAGAAGTGGTGTCTTACGACTGTTTTTGCGACTTGCGGCGCATCATCAAGGTTGCTCCGAATCCGAGTAGAACGATACCGCCAGCAACTTCCCACCAGACCAGCTGAAGGTTTCCGCCGGTCAACGCGAGCTGCTCAGCTGACGCCGTGGCGCCATTGGAGGACGGGGTTGTCTCGTCCTTCGGCGCGGACGGGTTGGCCGGTGTGACCGGTGTGGACGGCTCGTTGGGTGTGGACGGTTCGCCCGGTGTGGAGGGCTTGCCTGGCTCATCTGGTGTGGATGGTTCGCCTGGCTCGCCTGGTGTGGAGGGTTCGCCTGGTTCATCTGGTGTGGATGGATCGCCTGGTTCATCTGGTGTGGATGGTTCGCCTGGCTCGCCTGGCTCGCCCGGTGTGGAGGGATCGCCCGGTTCGCCCGGTGTGGAGGGATCGCCCGGTTCACCTGGTGTGGATGGAACGCCCGGTTCGCCTGGTGTGGAGGGATCGCCCGGTTCGCCCGGTGTGGACGGTTCGCCCGGTTCGCCTGGTGTGGAGGGATCGCTCGGCTCACCCGGTGTGGATGGATCGCCTGGCTCACCCGGCGTAGAAGGCTCTTCAGGTGTGCCTGGCACACGTGCCTGGATGGTGGCGATGTCAGCGTGCTGGTTCGCGCCCTCGGCCGGCCAAAGAACTGCGGAGCACATGATCATCGCACCGGGCTCCCACAGCACCGGGTTCTCACCGAAAGAGGCTTCCCAGCGAACAGACCACGTCTGAGTCGCGTCGTTGAATGTTCCCGGCACCTCATTTTCGTCATCGTCAGGGAAGTAGCATCCCATGTCGGTGACTGCATCGCCGACCTTTACCTGGTCAGTGAGCACAACCTCGGACAGTGCCTCGGTGCCGTTGTTCACCGCCAAGAAACGTACCGTGGAGACCACGGTGTTGTGCGACGGCGTCTTCGGGGTATCACCGTCATACCAGAGGGTTCCGCCACGAATTGCCTTGGACAGGCTCAGTGAGCCCGAGTTGACCGGAACAGTTGGGACGGGTGCGCCAGTTTCAATCCGCGCAACCGATTGCCCGGTGCGAATGCTCGAGTTTGTGGCCGATGCTCCGGTTGCCGTCGCCGAGTTCTCAACGAGGCCCTTTTCAAAGTCGTCATCTGTCACAACGTATGGCGCGACAGCTTTGCAGGTCATCTGCTCCATCGGGGCCAACGTCGTTGACGGGCAATCCACCGCGCCACCACTGGCCTGCTCCACCGCGATCGAGTCGACCTGAGCATTGCCCGTGTTTGTGACCACGAACGTGAAATCGATCAGGTCGCCCACGGTGACCAGCCCGTTGTCGTCTGTGTCGGTCACGGAGGCGAACTGCTCCATGAACAGTTCCGAACCGTACGGCGTGTTATACAGCGCATCCGATACTGTCAGAACATCTCCGGCATCTGCCATAGCGGCAGACGGGGTAATCACAAGTGCGCCCCCGCCAACAACAGCCGACACCAGCACTGCGGCACCTAGAAGTGCAGAAGTGCGCGATCGCCACCCCACGGCCACCGACTTAAGCTTTATTAAGTCTTTCCCCACGTTATTTCATCCTCAAGGTCAGAGCACAGATCCCGGATGGGGGTCTGGCGTATGGCGTCATTGTTCACGCAGCGGCCTAATCCCCTTTTGAGGTGGCTCGGCGTGAATATAAAAGTAGCCAGCATCGATCGGCCAGAGGCCTCACTGCGAACCAACCTCAGTACGTTCTGACGGGGATGTAAGTGGCCCTCAGGCGCAACATACGTACGCCTGAGCGGTAGGGACTGTTGTCTAAGAACCCGGTCGGTGAGGGGCACCGTCGTTTGCGGTGTGAGCGGCAGAAGACTGGGGAAATGTCCTGTCTATTGCGACCACGTAGTTGGCTACGTAGGTGAGCTCCCTGAAGCAGCTTGACTACTGATCGACACGATTTTCGTTCTTAGATCAACCGCAACCTCACCCTGGGCACCTGTGCAGAACGTAGCCTAAACCTGTAATTACTACAGGCGGGGACCTGTAGTTCTGGATGGGGAACCTCTCAGAGGGGGTTCCTCTCGGCAGGAAGATCTGCCCTGCCGACGCTCACCTCAGCGATCACGGCAGGTCGGCTGAAGGGGAGATACGTGAAGTTCAAGAAATCAGTTTCAGCGCTGGTCGCCGCACTGGTGTGCGGCGTGCTTGCGATACCAGCTACGTCTGCGATGGCTGCTCCGGGAGATCTGGCATACGCCGTTTCGATCGGCGAGGTTCGTACCGGCACGGCACCGTTCGATGCAACAGCGGGGCCCGGTAACGACGTCTCACCGACCGACAGCGTACTTCGTTCACACGACACCGTTTCCTGGGATGTTGCCGTCTCCGCGAACTCGCTCATTGGCGCATCTGCGGACGCAAAGAATGCAACGATCACGTTCACTCTGCCCGAGGGCCTCGAATGGAACACACTTCCGGCGCAGTGCATCTCGCCCGCTGGCGGACCTGCTTCAGAGATCAGCGCAGACGGCAAGACAGCCACTTGTAACCTGGGAGATATTCCACTTGGATCGTCACCAGTTGTCACTCTCTCGGCGACGGCACAGAGCCAGCCCGATGGAACAGAACTGAACTTTGCACCCGACGCCGTCTCGTTTAAGAGCGACGATCCTGATGCCCCCGCGGCAACGACCGCCCCGAAAGCGGTCACGATTACTTCGGCACCGCGCCTCAACATGACAAAGGTTGCAGCGCCATTCATTGCGACCAACGTGCTTGGGCCGGATGGCGTGACGCGTGGCTGGAGTGTTCAGTACGGCGTGACAGTCTCGGTGCCCGGCATGAACACCAAGGGTGTGCGCGGCTACCAGACGCCCGATCAGCCCGTCAGCTTTGTTGACGATCTGAGCGGGATCAGCCCGAACGCCCAACTGCTCGAGGTGAAGGGTACCGACATTACCAACCACCCAGAGTTTCCGGGCTTTAGCGTGACCTCTGTCAACGCTGATTACGCCGTTTCGAACGGTGGCGTGTGGACCGGTTCGGTTGATCCTGCAAACCC is a genomic window containing:
- a CDS encoding YhgE/Pip domain-containing protein; the protein is MTLPLTRLKGAKPVSWTTILGIVLVPLTVAGILLWGLWNPSDRLENVTAAVVNNDKPVEVNGQTVPLGRVLAGELIGGDADTNFTWQLTDKDDAKKGLKDGRYTTVITIPENFSAAATSLSQGPEKAKTAHIDIAESDQGRLIDTALSGIVTQTATSVLNQQLGAQFVGNVFVGMNELHTGIGKAADGASQLADGGTQLSEGATQLADGTSQLSDGAQQLSSGASELSTGAGALASGVSQYTAGASALSEAYAPLSQGASAAVAQLKTMIGALGTLQANSAGPQGQVTEGLTAAGAGARGLGEDLKTLYPNCLASGATKDFCDSMLTTVGGRGTEIGGGLATTQTGLQGLAAAQETFQNTITASNSNPGGDPNAQLDQLSAGITAFGTGLNELAAQGGQLSTGATQLAAGTSQLSTGATALAEGTPELADGASKLADGVTKSADGAKDLSKGLDEAVTGIPNYTKAERETLSEKAVTPVETRGGSDEIFTSSGAPLFAGIALWAGALASFLVLAPLWRRTRDAARGIGYITVRSALPALAIGAVQGAIAGVILPAALGYDLAQATGFFGFAVLAGISFALVVQGASALLGGFGRFIAFALLVVAFAVGVVSTVPGPLATIGDLSPVGSALSGFQAIASGSAGAGGSALLLVVWAGLGLILTALAAGRVRRAKQ
- a CDS encoding DUF7507 domain-containing protein — translated: MLVSAVVGGGALVITPSAAMADAGDVLTVSDALYNTPYGSELFMEQFASVTDTDDNGLVTVGDLIDFTFVVTNTGNAQVDSIAVEQASGGAVDCPSTTLAPMEQMTCKAVAPYVVTDDDFEKGLVENSATATGASATNSSIRTGQSVARIETGAPVPTVPVNSGSLSLSKAIRGGTLWYDGDTPKTPSHNTVVSTVRFLAVNNGTEALSEVVLTDQVKVGDAVTDMGCYFPDDDENEVPGTFNDATQTWSVRWEASFGENPVLWEPGAMIMCSAVLWPAEGANQHADIATIQARVPGTPEEPSTPGEPGDPSTPGEPSDPSTPGEPGEPSTPGEPGDPSTPGEPGVPSTPGEPGDPSTPGEPGDPSTPGEPGEPGEPSTPDEPGDPSTPDEPGEPSTPGEPGEPSTPDEPGKPSTPGEPSTPNEPSTPVTPANPSAPKDETTPSSNGATASAEQLALTGGNLQLVWWEVAGGIVLLGFGATLMMRRKSQKQS